The following are from one region of the Thermococcus cleftensis genome:
- a CDS encoding DUF424 domain-containing protein, which translates to MIYVKVYRVQGEVLLAACDEELLGKTFREGELKLEVKERFYKGELVDEDSLGPLLEEATIANLTGERCVSKAIELGYVDENRVLRIEGVPHAQMARLFL; encoded by the coding sequence ATGATATACGTCAAGGTCTACAGGGTTCAGGGGGAGGTCCTTCTCGCTGCCTGCGACGAGGAGCTGCTCGGAAAGACGTTCCGGGAGGGTGAGCTGAAGCTCGAGGTCAAGGAGCGGTTCTACAAGGGCGAACTGGTGGACGAGGATTCCCTCGGGCCACTCCTTGAGGAAGCGACCATAGCGAACCTGACGGGGGAAAGATGCGTCTCAAAGGCAATAGAGCTCGGGTACGTTGATGAAAACAGGGTTCTCCGGATTGAAGGGGTTCCCCACGCCCAAATGGCCCGGCTCTTCCTGTGA
- a CDS encoding S8 family peptidase, which produces MNKRALSLLIAVVMLLSAIPAAVSVPAVTATPVQQVESPQQVAVEKSSNFIPGEVLQKEIQKVLESSGKTVRLIVAPDKDHKIEVYNALKRLGKIDPISKPEFQFIVVEMPVSNVEKLAEIPGILHVWKDEMVKLQEPVAPEAGMDDVKPAVQDPNLPDMFMSVFTIHAYDTWINYGVLGDNVTVAVLDTGIDVGHPFLQVTLDGRPKIIDIYDASDEGLVEIYYSTNTTSGGYIAVDQNVTLYWGAYAPYYGHETYTNYTMGTYYVGNITGDDYYLGLLPERYFDLNNFTGTPYDPYNLGLFGDLSDVYPVLIVNQSGNFIAYIDLNLDNNFTNDQPIGVFDLTHDYVTVNSTKVNIAFQGFYGDFAYFMWDAHGHGTHVSGTVAGVGLPDDPVFGGVYGVAPNAQLMEVKVLPGELGFGRTSWIISGMIYATLNGADVISMSLGGGGEINDGIESPENFYVNLITDWFGVTFAIAAGNEGPTTNTVHSPGDSDLAITVGNYVDNERESFWYGFDMGIISGPSMSSSRGPRDDGMLDPDVMAPGTDIFSSLPMWYTVLYGNPYRYYGIWSGTSMATPHVSGAVALLISYAKQHNLTYDPIMIKRALEFSAKPVNGTLIDQGFGLIQVDKAIEELEKLSQEPTTYIFAGTTYTGFKNPIGVPTIPVSPAYVDFNGYFQNVFGFPYLYRGVYIRNEYPGSVPIYFSPLVYEPGWGLWYVFQNKTYRISTNVDWIIPNTTEVTINGADAYDINDLIGQFSINIDYSKLQKSGTYVGLVYIDDPDTSYIDGYVAVTVDIPVNPNGESHAKLSDTEKPGEAKHYFVKVPRGTKELRVTLRVPADAEGNPMGRTTLLIARPLGEVVAAYVPGYYYVGANPAGNVYEYTWVIPNPVEGTWEITAYSSIFTKYFSGYDTSQYEIEVSLASVSIEPELLLKDVAQPSNVTVKATVTNNYGDFNATAVGYGVGRLDAAYTWTRNVSQDDWDVVGAFYADPTTYFIRFGITQPEDPTADLDLYVFYFPTLEDLLNFENYTVYDQQVGPTSDEVFEQFMPKSGYYLVMVYGWDTAGYNPVHYTFYFQMLGDNGNVEMQTGSFLFQNGGTADLKARVELESSGTYLGVLSLINNNTGEAMTYAPMIFQVGMPEMSIVVYPEATLGKPSKLIIKLLDLATMEPINKSATVMVNGREYHTDNGQVVVDYVPLHLVETIKIKATSPYYQDACTEVTVRAREPVETEVYSPITLKPYVAVGVGEVTEVTTDKTTLTITANGPSGAEDYIFVTMPVDTSYIKITGDHVIDYYTIEGKNALYAVIKVKYASPVTVTIEYRTARFIVSTWNYVWFMLYWRYDQKFDPLYQKAVELGVDNETLQEALMYKELADKYYEEAEKYLTPGRDNLAIAALPHIRKAYMNILKAYNILESAIKEIEG; this is translated from the coding sequence ATGAATAAAAGGGCCTTGAGCCTTTTGATCGCGGTAGTAATGCTACTCTCTGCGATCCCAGCGGCAGTATCAGTGCCGGCAGTGACGGCGACTCCAGTGCAGCAGGTCGAGAGTCCCCAGCAGGTCGCGGTAGAGAAGTCCAGCAATTTCATACCGGGAGAGGTCCTCCAGAAGGAAATCCAGAAAGTTCTGGAAAGCAGCGGGAAGACGGTGCGCCTCATAGTGGCACCGGATAAGGATCATAAAATAGAGGTTTACAACGCTCTCAAAAGGCTCGGAAAGATCGATCCCATCAGCAAACCCGAGTTCCAATTCATAGTTGTTGAAATGCCGGTTTCGAACGTTGAGAAGCTCGCCGAGATACCTGGAATACTCCACGTCTGGAAGGACGAGATGGTTAAGCTCCAGGAACCCGTTGCCCCTGAGGCTGGAATGGACGATGTCAAGCCCGCAGTTCAGGATCCCAATCTTCCCGATATGTTCATGAGCGTCTTCACGATCCACGCCTACGACACCTGGATTAACTACGGCGTCCTCGGAGACAACGTCACCGTGGCCGTTCTTGACACCGGAATTGACGTTGGCCACCCGTTCCTCCAGGTCACCCTTGACGGAAGGCCGAAGATAATTGACATATACGACGCAAGCGACGAGGGACTTGTTGAGATCTACTACTCCACCAACACCACCTCTGGAGGTTACATAGCCGTCGATCAGAACGTCACCCTCTACTGGGGAGCCTACGCCCCTTACTACGGCCACGAGACCTACACTAATTACACAATGGGAACCTATTACGTCGGAAACATCACCGGTGACGACTACTACCTGGGCCTTCTTCCGGAGAGGTACTTCGATCTCAACAACTTCACTGGGACTCCTTACGATCCGTATAACCTTGGGCTCTTCGGTGACCTCAGCGACGTTTACCCAGTCCTCATAGTGAACCAGAGTGGAAACTTCATTGCGTACATCGACCTCAACCTTGACAACAACTTCACCAACGACCAGCCGATTGGGGTCTTTGACCTCACCCACGACTACGTCACGGTCAATTCCACCAAGGTGAACATTGCCTTCCAGGGCTTCTATGGCGACTTCGCGTACTTCATGTGGGACGCCCACGGACACGGAACCCACGTCAGCGGTACCGTCGCCGGCGTTGGTCTTCCGGACGACCCGGTCTTTGGAGGGGTCTACGGCGTTGCCCCCAACGCCCAGCTTATGGAAGTCAAGGTTCTGCCCGGAGAGCTGGGCTTCGGAAGGACGAGCTGGATTATAAGCGGTATGATATACGCCACCCTCAACGGTGCCGACGTCATAAGCATGTCCCTCGGCGGTGGAGGTGAGATAAACGACGGTATCGAGAGCCCGGAGAACTTCTACGTCAACCTGATCACCGACTGGTTTGGTGTTACATTTGCCATAGCCGCGGGGAACGAGGGTCCGACCACCAACACCGTTCACTCCCCGGGTGACAGCGACCTCGCCATAACCGTCGGCAACTACGTGGACAACGAGAGGGAGTCCTTCTGGTACGGCTTTGACATGGGCATCATCTCCGGCCCGTCGATGAGCTCCAGCAGGGGTCCGAGGGACGACGGTATGCTCGACCCCGACGTCATGGCTCCCGGTACCGACATATTCTCCAGCCTCCCGATGTGGTACACCGTCCTCTACGGCAACCCGTACAGGTACTATGGGATATGGAGCGGTACCTCGATGGCCACCCCGCACGTCAGCGGTGCGGTGGCGCTCCTCATCAGCTACGCCAAGCAGCACAACCTCACCTATGACCCCATAATGATAAAGCGCGCCCTCGAGTTCAGCGCCAAGCCCGTCAACGGAACCCTCATCGACCAGGGATTTGGTCTCATACAGGTGGACAAGGCCATCGAGGAGCTTGAGAAGCTCAGCCAGGAGCCGACCACCTACATCTTCGCTGGAACCACCTACACCGGCTTCAAGAACCCGATAGGCGTTCCGACGATTCCGGTATCCCCTGCTTACGTTGACTTTAACGGCTACTTCCAGAACGTGTTCGGCTTCCCGTACCTCTACAGGGGGGTTTACATAAGGAACGAGTACCCGGGAAGCGTCCCGATATACTTCTCCCCGCTGGTTTACGAGCCCGGCTGGGGACTCTGGTACGTCTTCCAGAACAAGACCTACAGGATAAGCACCAACGTGGACTGGATAATCCCGAACACCACCGAAGTTACCATTAACGGAGCCGATGCTTATGACATAAACGATCTCATTGGGCAGTTCTCCATCAACATCGACTACTCCAAGCTCCAGAAGAGCGGAACCTACGTTGGACTCGTCTACATCGACGATCCCGACACCAGCTACATAGACGGTTACGTGGCTGTCACCGTCGACATTCCTGTGAACCCGAACGGTGAAAGCCACGCCAAGCTCTCCGACACCGAGAAGCCCGGTGAGGCCAAGCACTACTTTGTCAAGGTTCCGCGTGGCACCAAGGAGCTCCGCGTCACCCTCCGCGTTCCGGCCGACGCCGAGGGCAACCCGATGGGCAGGACGACCCTCCTCATCGCCAGGCCGCTCGGTGAGGTCGTTGCCGCCTACGTTCCGGGCTACTACTACGTCGGAGCCAACCCGGCCGGAAACGTCTACGAGTACACCTGGGTTATCCCCAACCCGGTCGAGGGAACCTGGGAGATAACGGCCTACTCGAGCATATTCACCAAGTACTTCAGCGGTTACGACACCTCCCAGTACGAGATTGAGGTCAGCCTGGCCTCGGTCTCCATAGAACCGGAGCTCCTACTCAAGGACGTTGCCCAGCCCTCAAACGTCACCGTCAAGGCCACCGTGACCAACAACTATGGTGACTTCAACGCCACTGCCGTCGGCTACGGTGTCGGAAGGCTTGATGCAGCGTACACCTGGACAAGAAACGTCAGCCAGGACGATTGGGACGTTGTTGGAGCCTTCTACGCAGACCCGACCACGTACTTCATCAGGTTCGGAATCACCCAGCCGGAAGACCCCACCGCTGACCTCGACCTGTACGTGTTCTACTTCCCGACCCTCGAGGACCTCCTCAACTTCGAGAACTACACCGTGTACGACCAGCAGGTTGGCCCGACCAGTGACGAGGTATTCGAGCAGTTCATGCCCAAGTCCGGCTACTACCTCGTTATGGTCTATGGCTGGGACACCGCCGGCTACAACCCGGTGCACTACACATTCTACTTCCAGATGCTCGGTGACAACGGCAACGTGGAGATGCAGACCGGCTCGTTCCTCTTCCAGAACGGTGGCACAGCCGACCTGAAGGCCAGGGTCGAGCTCGAGTCCAGCGGAACCTACCTGGGCGTTCTCAGCCTCATCAACAACAACACCGGAGAAGCCATGACCTACGCCCCGATGATATTCCAGGTGGGAATGCCGGAGATGTCGATAGTGGTCTATCCCGAGGCCACCCTTGGAAAGCCATCAAAGCTCATCATCAAGCTCCTTGACCTCGCCACGATGGAGCCGATAAACAAGTCCGCTACTGTCATGGTAAACGGCAGGGAGTACCACACCGACAACGGACAGGTCGTCGTTGACTACGTCCCGCTCCATCTCGTTGAGACTATCAAGATAAAGGCCACCAGCCCGTACTACCAGGACGCCTGCACAGAGGTCACCGTCAGGGCTAGGGAGCCTGTCGAGACGGAAGTGTACTCGCCGATCACCCTTAAGCCGTACGTGGCGGTTGGAGTCGGTGAGGTCACCGAGGTCACCACCGACAAGACCACGCTCACGATAACCGCCAACGGACCGAGCGGTGCCGAGGACTACATCTTCGTCACCATGCCTGTCGATACTAGCTACATCAAGATAACCGGCGACCACGTCATTGACTACTACACCATCGAGGGCAAGAACGCGCTCTACGCTGTCATCAAGGTCAAGTACGCCTCGCCGGTCACCGTCACCATCGAGTACAGGACTGCCCGCTTCATCGTCAGCACCTGGAACTACGTCTGGTTCATGCTCTACTGGAGGTACGACCAGAAGTTCGACCCGCTCTACCAGAAGGCCGTTGAGCTTGGCGTGGACAACGAGACCCTCCAAGAGGCCCTGATGTACAAGGAGCTCGCCGACAAGTACTACGAGGAGGCCGAGAAGTACCTCACGCCTGGCAGGGACAACCTCGCCATAGCGGCCCTTCCGCACATACGCAAGGCCTACATGAACATCCTCAAGGCCTACAACATACTCGAGAGCGCCATCAAGGAGATCGAGGGCTGA
- a CDS encoding phospholipase D-like domain-containing protein, protein MDRRKVFAVIALMAIFGLAFNYYTQHYQGGEIYEAANHAFGLLTRGFNVTITVETVDGETVRGTLLSVQGSTIKIVSNGKVLSIGGPSATKEDLRAKLIKIDYHGKVYVYELPPRLGTMGEIIDNITVDAYSERFSGIIYIEGDISPIKLGMLKYRADYLSYGSVTINQVSSNGAVISTNMVPVEFLKEYLGDYRVYMYGILYVNSEERNLPLKLVEVRA, encoded by the coding sequence ATGGACAGAAGAAAGGTTTTTGCCGTTATCGCACTCATGGCCATCTTTGGTCTAGCATTCAACTACTACACCCAGCACTATCAGGGCGGTGAGATATACGAGGCGGCCAATCACGCGTTCGGACTCTTAACCAGAGGATTCAACGTCACGATAACCGTGGAAACCGTCGATGGGGAAACCGTCAGGGGCACTCTGCTGAGCGTTCAGGGATCGACCATAAAGATAGTTTCGAATGGAAAGGTCCTAAGCATAGGTGGCCCAAGCGCTACCAAGGAGGATCTTAGGGCCAAGCTCATTAAGATAGACTACCACGGAAAGGTTTACGTATATGAACTTCCCCCCCGCCTCGGCACGATGGGGGAGATAATAGATAACATCACCGTTGATGCATATTCGGAACGGTTCAGCGGTATAATCTACATAGAAGGGGATATAAGCCCCATAAAGCTGGGAATGCTGAAGTACCGGGCTGACTACCTCTCCTATGGCTCCGTCACGATAAACCAAGTGAGCAGCAACGGAGCGGTTATAAGTACCAACATGGTGCCGGTAGAGTTCCTTAAGGAGTACCTCGGAGATTACCGGGTCTACATGTACGGCATACTCTACGTGAACTCCGAGGAGCGGAACCTTCCGTTGAAGCTCGTTGAGGTGAGGGCTTGA
- a CDS encoding ArnT family glycosyltransferase — protein sequence MEKGPLIPAALFLLALGTGILTMPSHDTLTYDGALYIDIARNLAQDPTSFTYQGIYMMYRPPLYPYTLSIAYHFVQDPPGQLTVARLISVIFFAFTAVLTYLLVVEMCGEGIKGVLASLFYTFNPLAFTMGTRELVHSEFTFFYTLAVYLLYTGRKKGDPLRIYLAFISAGAAILTRYTGLSILAVFLAYLWLSDHWEWVRKREYWIGALLLLLVLAPWLYLGELHYGGALRPFSVASKVVTLDKPVSLSDYLRLLLEDLGVLLPLLAVLGFLRIQKNEEGWLLISWLFMGLMGILTVVHKETRFVTFLSPVVAILAAEGVLLIRDGIASVLGKRTTGATAYKVLAVVLAILFLAPTAEKALALKETWDKFGNYESRVLSYASEEYPREKLLVSPRLYTMAGFYYPGAEVDMALDRQDVRGRIASGYYDLIILQEPANHLNIEESGNYVLVREFYGGKFKIYLRKEN from the coding sequence ATGGAAAAAGGACCGCTGATTCCAGCTGCATTATTCCTGCTCGCCCTGGGGACTGGCATTCTCACAATGCCCTCCCACGACACACTAACTTACGATGGGGCCCTCTACATAGACATCGCCAGAAACCTCGCTCAAGATCCGACAAGCTTCACGTACCAAGGGATCTACATGATGTACCGCCCGCCCCTGTACCCTTACACGCTTTCAATAGCCTACCACTTTGTTCAAGACCCACCGGGTCAGCTGACCGTGGCGAGACTCATCTCCGTGATCTTCTTCGCCTTTACGGCGGTTCTAACCTACCTGCTGGTCGTCGAGATGTGCGGGGAGGGGATCAAAGGTGTCCTCGCCAGCCTGTTCTACACCTTCAACCCCCTCGCCTTCACAATGGGGACGAGGGAGCTGGTTCACAGCGAGTTTACCTTCTTCTACACCCTGGCCGTTTACCTACTATACACCGGAAGGAAGAAGGGAGATCCCCTCAGGATATACCTGGCGTTCATCTCCGCCGGGGCAGCGATCCTGACCCGCTACACAGGCCTCTCGATACTCGCGGTTTTCCTCGCATATCTCTGGCTAAGTGACCACTGGGAATGGGTAAGAAAAAGGGAGTACTGGATCGGAGCACTGCTCCTGCTCCTCGTTCTCGCGCCCTGGCTGTACTTGGGCGAACTCCACTACGGCGGCGCATTGAGGCCCTTCAGCGTTGCCTCCAAGGTGGTCACGCTGGACAAGCCTGTCTCCCTATCCGACTATCTCAGACTGCTGCTTGAGGATCTGGGCGTCCTCCTCCCCCTCCTTGCCGTTCTGGGATTCCTTCGGATACAGAAAAACGAAGAAGGTTGGCTGCTAATCAGCTGGCTCTTCATGGGGCTGATGGGGATCCTCACGGTGGTCCACAAGGAGACCCGGTTCGTGACGTTCCTCTCACCGGTGGTCGCGATTCTTGCAGCGGAGGGGGTGCTCCTAATCAGGGACGGTATCGCCTCCGTCCTGGGGAAGAGGACAACTGGAGCAACAGCTTACAAGGTTCTCGCGGTTGTTCTGGCAATCCTTTTCCTCGCCCCGACGGCGGAAAAAGCCCTCGCTCTAAAGGAAACATGGGACAAGTTCGGAAACTATGAGTCCCGGGTTCTGAGCTATGCATCAGAGGAATATCCAAGGGAAAAGCTCCTGGTCTCCCCCAGGCTATATACCATGGCGGGCTTCTACTATCCTGGGGCAGAGGTGGACATGGCGCTAGACAGGCAGGACGTGAGGGGGAGGATAGCGTCGGGATACTACGACCTCATAATCCTCCAGGAGCCAGCTAATCATCTGAACATCGAGGAGAGCGGGAACTACGTCCTTGTCAGGGAGTTCTACGGCGGAAAGTTCAAGATATACCTCAGAAAAGAGAATTAG
- the ppsA gene encoding phosphoenolpyruvate synthase yields MSEYRFIKWFEELGKGDVALVGGKGANLGEMTNAGIPVPPGFCVTAEAYKYFVENVKLEDGKTLQEWIMDVIAQTNVDDSKQLQENTAKIRQKIIELPMLPEIAEEIERAYKELSQRFNKEAVYVAVRSSATAEDLPEASFAGQQETYLDVYGVDDVIDKVKKCWASLWTARATFYRAKQGFDHSKVYLSAVVQKMVNSEKSGVMFTANPVTNDRNEIMINASWGLGEAVVSGSVTPDEYIVEKGTWKIKEKFIAKKEVMVVRNPETNKGTVYVKVADYLGPEWVEKQVLTDEQIVEVAKIGAKIEEHYGWPQDIEWAYDKDDGKLYIVQSRPITTLKEASAESEAVEGTEEMEVILKGLGASPGIGAGRVVVIFDASEIDKVKEGDVLVTTMTNPDMVPAMKRASAIVTDEGGRTSHAAIVSRELGIPAVVGTKEATKKLKTGDYVTVDGTRGVVYKGIVKSLVEKKEEKAEGGQVVVAGAPLVTATKVKVNVSMPEVAERAAATGADGVGLLRAEHMILSIGQHPVKFIKEGKEEELVEKLAEGIRTVAAAFYPRPVWYRTLDAPTNEFKEMPGGEDEPDERNPMLGWRGIRRSLDQTELLKAEFKAIKKVVEEGYDNIGVMLPLVANPDQIRKAKEIARSVGLEPHKDVEWGIMIEVPAAALIIEDLIKEGLDFVSFGTNDLTQYTLAIDRDNDRIAYLYDEKHPAVLKLIENVIKVAKKYGVETSICGQAGSDPKMARILVRLGIDSISANPDAVELIRKTVAQEEQKILLEAARKRLLE; encoded by the coding sequence ATGAGCGAATACAGGTTTATAAAGTGGTTTGAGGAACTCGGAAAGGGCGACGTCGCTCTTGTCGGCGGAAAGGGTGCCAACCTTGGAGAAATGACCAACGCCGGAATTCCGGTTCCGCCCGGATTCTGTGTTACCGCCGAGGCCTACAAGTACTTCGTCGAGAACGTCAAGCTCGAGGACGGTAAGACCCTCCAGGAGTGGATCATGGACGTCATCGCCCAGACCAACGTTGACGACTCCAAGCAGCTCCAGGAGAACACCGCCAAGATCAGGCAGAAGATAATCGAGCTCCCGATGCTCCCCGAGATAGCCGAGGAGATAGAGAGGGCCTACAAGGAGCTCTCCCAGAGGTTCAACAAGGAAGCGGTTTACGTCGCCGTTAGGAGCTCCGCTACCGCCGAGGACCTCCCCGAGGCCAGCTTCGCCGGCCAGCAGGAGACCTACCTCGACGTCTACGGCGTTGACGACGTCATAGACAAGGTCAAGAAGTGCTGGGCCTCACTCTGGACCGCCAGGGCTACCTTCTACAGGGCCAAGCAGGGCTTCGACCACAGCAAGGTCTACCTCTCAGCCGTCGTCCAGAAGATGGTCAACAGCGAGAAGAGCGGCGTCATGTTCACCGCCAACCCGGTCACCAACGACAGGAACGAGATCATGATAAACGCCAGCTGGGGCCTCGGTGAGGCCGTCGTCAGCGGAAGCGTCACCCCCGACGAGTACATCGTCGAGAAGGGCACCTGGAAGATAAAGGAGAAGTTCATCGCCAAGAAGGAGGTCATGGTCGTCAGAAACCCAGAGACCAACAAGGGCACCGTCTACGTCAAGGTCGCCGACTACCTCGGGCCGGAGTGGGTCGAGAAGCAGGTCCTCACCGACGAGCAGATCGTTGAGGTCGCCAAGATCGGCGCCAAGATCGAGGAGCACTACGGCTGGCCGCAGGACATCGAGTGGGCCTACGACAAGGACGACGGCAAGCTCTACATCGTCCAGTCCAGGCCGATCACCACCCTCAAGGAGGCTTCCGCTGAGAGCGAAGCGGTCGAGGGAACCGAGGAGATGGAGGTCATCCTCAAGGGTCTCGGTGCCTCCCCAGGAATAGGTGCCGGCAGGGTCGTCGTCATCTTCGACGCCAGCGAGATCGACAAGGTCAAGGAGGGCGACGTCCTCGTCACCACCATGACCAACCCGGACATGGTCCCGGCCATGAAGAGGGCCTCAGCGATAGTCACCGACGAGGGTGGAAGGACCAGCCACGCCGCCATCGTTAGCAGGGAGCTCGGTATTCCGGCCGTTGTCGGAACCAAGGAGGCCACCAAGAAGCTCAAGACTGGCGACTACGTCACCGTTGACGGAACCAGGGGCGTCGTCTACAAGGGCATAGTCAAGAGCCTCGTCGAGAAGAAGGAGGAGAAGGCCGAGGGCGGACAGGTCGTCGTTGCCGGCGCTCCGCTCGTCACCGCCACCAAGGTCAAGGTCAACGTCTCGATGCCCGAGGTCGCCGAGAGGGCCGCAGCCACCGGTGCCGACGGCGTCGGTCTCCTCAGGGCCGAGCACATGATACTCAGCATCGGCCAGCACCCGGTCAAGTTCATCAAGGAGGGCAAGGAGGAGGAGCTCGTCGAGAAGCTCGCCGAGGGCATCAGGACCGTCGCCGCTGCCTTCTACCCGAGGCCGGTCTGGTACAGGACCCTCGACGCTCCGACCAACGAGTTCAAGGAGATGCCGGGTGGAGAGGACGAGCCGGACGAGAGGAACCCGATGCTCGGCTGGCGCGGCATCAGGAGGAGCCTTGACCAGACCGAGCTCCTCAAGGCCGAGTTCAAGGCCATCAAGAAGGTCGTCGAGGAGGGCTACGACAACATCGGCGTCATGCTCCCGCTCGTGGCCAACCCTGACCAGATAAGGAAGGCCAAGGAGATAGCCCGCTCAGTTGGCCTTGAGCCGCACAAGGACGTCGAGTGGGGAATAATGATCGAGGTTCCGGCCGCTGCCCTCATCATCGAGGACCTCATCAAGGAGGGCCTTGACTTCGTCAGCTTCGGAACCAACGACCTCACCCAGTACACCCTCGCCATCGACAGGGACAACGACAGGATAGCCTACCTCTACGACGAGAAGCACCCGGCCGTGCTCAAGCTCATCGAGAACGTCATCAAGGTCGCCAAGAAGTACGGCGTCGAGACCAGCATCTGCGGACAGGCCGGCAGCGACCCGAAGATGGCCAGGATACTTGTCAGGCTCGGCATCGACAGCATCTCGGCCAACCCCGATGCCGTCGAGCTCATCAGGAAGACCGTCGCCCAGGAGGAGCAGAAGATCCTCCTCGAGGCCGCCAGGAAGAGGCTTCTTGAGTGA
- a CDS encoding MATE family efflux transporter codes for MKREVEAMRDQIVNGPIVKTLLVLAYPLIINQLVQVLYNLTDTYWLGKLGREELAAPGTAWPLVWFFMAIGMGFATAGFAFVSQYVGAKEYEKANRAAGALYSLMMLFAIVVGIFGVISAPYLLKFMNVSETVYPYALAYTRVIFAGIPFAFTLFAFNFLLRAIGDTKTPVKINVSTVLLNLVLDPFFIFGWGPFPELGVVGAAVATMLSNSLGSVVGGYLLFKGRVGVHLTLESLKPDWEFYKRIFRVGIPSSVGSSTTALGFVILTRIIFTLGGQFGEADVAFATYSITNRLTNFMFAFSDGISMAMGTMVGQTVGAKLYDRAKAIAEKTMAINFAILGIGTLLFVLFRVQIFSFFIDDPAIIAESAKVVKYFSASLPFFGIFSAVNNVFQSSGHTKKSMLLSMLRLWGLRLPLSYGLGVLVRDTAGMWLGMGLSNVLGAIVAFAWFLTGSWMSRIIEEKG; via the coding sequence ATGAAGCGCGAAGTAGAGGCTATGAGAGACCAGATTGTCAATGGGCCGATAGTGAAGACCCTCCTCGTGCTAGCCTATCCCCTAATCATAAACCAGCTCGTTCAGGTTCTCTACAACCTCACCGACACCTACTGGCTCGGAAAGCTCGGAAGGGAAGAGTTAGCTGCCCCGGGAACAGCGTGGCCCCTCGTCTGGTTCTTCATGGCCATCGGCATGGGGTTCGCCACTGCCGGCTTCGCCTTCGTCAGTCAGTACGTTGGGGCGAAGGAGTACGAGAAAGCCAACCGCGCCGCCGGAGCCCTCTACTCACTCATGATGCTCTTTGCCATTGTAGTCGGGATATTCGGCGTGATCTCCGCCCCGTATCTCCTTAAGTTCATGAACGTGAGCGAGACGGTTTATCCCTACGCCCTGGCCTATACGAGGGTCATCTTCGCCGGGATTCCCTTCGCCTTCACTCTCTTCGCATTCAACTTCCTCCTGAGGGCGATAGGGGACACCAAAACGCCGGTGAAGATAAACGTCTCGACCGTGCTCCTCAACCTCGTCTTAGACCCCTTCTTCATCTTCGGCTGGGGGCCGTTTCCAGAGCTTGGGGTCGTTGGAGCGGCCGTTGCCACGATGCTCTCCAACAGCCTCGGCTCGGTCGTTGGAGGTTACCTGCTCTTCAAGGGCAGGGTGGGGGTACACCTGACCCTCGAAAGCCTCAAGCCGGACTGGGAGTTCTACAAGCGCATCTTCCGCGTGGGAATCCCATCGAGCGTTGGCTCATCAACTACCGCCCTCGGCTTCGTCATACTCACGAGAATAATCTTCACCCTCGGCGGCCAGTTCGGCGAGGCCGACGTTGCCTTCGCGACCTACAGCATAACCAACAGGCTTACCAACTTCATGTTCGCCTTCTCCGACGGAATAAGCATGGCCATGGGGACGATGGTAGGTCAGACCGTTGGGGCGAAGCTCTATGACAGGGCAAAGGCCATAGCTGAGAAGACAATGGCGATAAACTTTGCCATTCTTGGCATAGGAACGCTCCTGTTCGTCCTCTTCAGGGTTCAGATTTTCAGCTTCTTCATCGACGACCCAGCGATAATAGCGGAGAGCGCGAAGGTCGTCAAGTACTTCTCCGCGTCGCTGCCCTTCTTCGGCATATTCTCGGCGGTGAACAACGTCTTCCAGAGCTCGGGGCATACAAAGAAAAGCATGCTCCTCAGCATGCTCCGCCTCTGGGGATTGAGGCTGCCCCTCAGCTACGGCCTCGGCGTTCTGGTCAGGGACACCGCCGGGATGTGGCTGGGGATGGGCCTGAGCAACGTTCTCGGCGCTATAGTGGCCTTCGCCTGGTTCCTGACCGGGAGCTGGATGAGCCGCATCATAGAGGAGAAAGGGTAG